A genomic stretch from Theropithecus gelada isolate Dixy chromosome 2, Tgel_1.0, whole genome shotgun sequence includes:
- the PRRT3 gene encoding proline-rich transmembrane protein 3, protein MASSPWGCVCGFLLLLLLPLLGTGPALGRGFPRPLENSKTPMIPGAHPKGSLGSEPHSFDIFLDNPRAESHRNSDVRHAPADEMPEKPVASPLGPALYGPKAAQGAQRERLPVTDDLQMARGQSSHGWTGPLDSQELLEQEAVAPHPVGHPHLTFIPTTPRLQLRVATVPPSLQHGGQQGQQPPRDEGLKAKTKSRVPPTSPSDYQGPPHTLVPHSGTVKRPVLEGQGGSEEHFQEAAQGPLFTQQDPAASDVGSVPPVEVVYSQEPGAQPDLALARSLPPAEELPVETPKRAGAEVSWEVSSSSPLPKQVDLPDAKDSPGPQPMDPPASEAPDGPSKPEIAAMNGADPISPQRVRGAVEAPGTPKPLIPGPSDPGPAANRTESPMGALQPDDAEEWPGRPQSHPPAPPVQAPSTSRRGLIRVTTQRALGQPPPPEPSASSMASAPASSPPANATAPPLRWGPLRRVLSFSWELHVYGVGVLFLLPALLALAALAAAPAGPRLALVAAVLVLVASGLRSAYMLTDPYGSQARLGVRGGLVLYNLPFPLLLTALAALTLLGLGAGLPPPLQNPLLLGAVALVHGVGLLATDLLSTWSVLNLLMQGLSCAWGAAVALGTLCLCRRRLLDGPRGWDASPGPRLLAVAGALGLLASGLQLAAALWLYPGPGRVGRFSWAWWGVHFWLRLLELTWALALALAAVAAARPRPPTEHACWAKLMRLACPGPSGKSEVPERPNNCYARPSSVGAGSLDISKSLIRNPAESGQLATPSSGAWGSAASLGRGPQGGLGLSRNGVGPAPSLSELDLRPPSPINLSRSIDAALFREHLVRDSVFKRCGLRGVASPPPGGALRPRRGSHPKAELDDAGSSLLRGRCRSLSDVRVRGPVPQHVVEEPDGAAAVASGSSLDSFSRGSLKISWNPWRHGLSSVDSLPLDELPSTVQLLPAPTPAPDSTAARPGNGQGEVQPRGKPGESRSASSDTIEL, encoded by the exons ATGGCCTCCAGCCCATGGGGCTGTGTATGTGGCTttctgctgttgttgctgctgccaCTCCTGGGGACTGGCCCTGCCCTGGGGAGGGGCTTTCCCAGGCCACTTGAAAACTCCAAAACCCCTATGATTCCTGGAGCCCACCCTAAGGGCTCTTTGGGCTCAGAGCCCCACTCCTTTGACATCTTCCTGGACAACCCCAGAGCTGAGAGTCACAGGAATTCTGATGTCCGCCACGCCCCTGCTGACGAGATGCCTGAGAAGCCTGTAGCCTCTCCCCTTGGCCCAGCCCTGTACGGGCCCAAAGCAGCCCAAGGGGCTCAGAGAGAACGACTCCCAGTAACTGATGACCTCCAGATGGCTCGAGGACAAAGCTCCCACGGCTGGACAGGACCTCTGGATTCACAAGAGCTTCTGGAGCAAGAAGCAGTGGCTCCGCACCCAGTGGGCCACCCTCATCTCACTTTCATCCCTACAACTCCCAGACTTCAACTCAGGGTAGCCACAgttcctccctccctgcagcaTGGAGGCCAACAGGGACAGCAGCCACCTAGAGATGAGGGTCTGAAGGCCAAAACCAAGAGCAGGGTCCCACCCACTTCTCCCTCAGACTACCAGGGCCCACCCCACACCCTTGTTCCCCACTCAGGTACTGTCAAGAGGCCAGTCCTGGAAGGACAGGGTGGGTCTGAGGAACACTTCCAGGAGGCAGCTCAAGGCCCCCTCTTCACCCAGCAGGATCCAGCAGCCTCTGATGTTGGCTCAGTTCCCCCAGTTGAGGTGGTGTACTCTCAGGAGCCAGGGGCCCAGCCAGACTTGGCATTGGCCAGAAGCCTTCCTCCTGCTGAGGAGCTGCCGGTTGAGACCCCCAAGAGGGCTGGAGCTGAGGTGTCCTGGGAAGTCAGCTCCTCAAGTCCGCTGCCCAAGCAGGTTGACCTCCCTGACGCTAAGGATTCACCAGGACCCCAGCCCatggatccgcctgcctcagagGCTCCTGACGGGCCGTCCAAGCCAG AGATAGCAGCAATGAATGGAGCAGACCCCATCTCCCCCCAGCGGGTGAGAGGAGCCGTGGAGGCCCCAGGCACCCCCAAGCCCCTCATCCCTGGTCCCTCAGACCCTGGCCCAGCTGCAAACCGAACAGAGAGCCCCATGGGGGCCCTGCAGCCAG ATGACGCCGAGGAGTGGCCGGGGCGCCCCCAAAGCCATCCCCCAGCACCCCCAGTCCAGGCCCCCTCGACGTCACGCCGGGGCCTCATTCGAGTCACCACACAGCGAGCCCTGGGCCAGCCTCCCCCTCCGGAGCCCTCAGCCAGCTCCATGGCTTcagccccagcctccagcccCCCAGCCAATGCCACTGCACCCCCGCTACGCTGGGGCCCCCTGCGGCGGGTCCTGAGCTTCTCCTGGGAGCTGCACGTCTACGGGGTGGGGGTGCTCTTTCTGCTGCCCGCGTTGTTGGCGCTGGCTGCGCTGGCAGCCGCCCCAGCAGGGCCCCGGCTGGCATTGGTGGCCGCGGTGCTGGTGCTCGTGGCTTCAGGGCTGCGATCCGCCTACATGCTTACCGACCCTTATGGCTCGCAGGCGCGGCTGGGCGTTCGCGGGGGCTTGGTGCTGTACAACCTGCCCTTCCCCTTGCTGCTCACGGCGCTGGCGGCCCTGACTCTGCTCGGCCTGGGCGCGGGGCTGCCGCCACCGCTGCAAAACCCACTCCTGCTGGGAGCAGTGGCGTTGGTGCATGGTGTGGGGTTGCTCGCGACAGACCTGCTGTCCACATGGTCTGTGCTCAACCTCCTTATGCAAGGTTTGTCGTGCGCCTGGGGCGCGGCCGTGGCTCTAGGCACGCTCTGCCTGTGCCGTCGCCGCCTGCTGGACGGCCCACGGGGCTGGGATGCCAGCCCGGGCCCTCGGCTGTTGGCCGTGGCGGGCGCGCTGGGGCTGCTGGCCAGCGGCTTGCAGCTGGCGGCTGCGCTCTGGCTGTACCCGGGCCCAGGTCGCGTGGGCCGCTTCTCGTGGGCCTGGTGGGGTGTCCACTTCTGGCTGCGCCTCCTGGAGCTGACATGGGCGCTCGCCCTGGCGCTGGCCGCGGTGGCTGCCGCGAGACCCAGGCCGCCCACGGAGCACGCTTGCTGGGCTAAGCTGATGCGTCTGGCGTGCCCGGGGCCGTCGGGCAAGAGCGAGGTGCCGGAGCGACCCAATAACTGCTATGCGCGGCCCAGCAGCGTTGGTGCAGGCAGCTTGGACATCAGCAAGAGCCTCATCCGCAACCCGGCGGAGAGTGGGCAGCTGGCCACGCCCAGTTCAGGCGCCTGGGGCTCGGCTGCGTCGCTGGGTCGCGGACCCCAGGGTGGCCTAGGACTGTCCCGCAACGGTGTGGGACCGGCGCCATCGCTGAGCGAGCTGGATCTGCGGCCGCCATCGCCCATCAACCTGAGCCGTAGCATCGACGCCGCGCTCTTCCGCGAGCACCTGGTGCGAGACAGTGTGTTCAAGCGCTGCGGCCTCCGCGGCGTGGCCTCCCCGCCGCCTGGAGGCGCTCTGCGGCCGCGTCGGGGCAGCCATCCCAAAGCCGAGCTCGACGACGCTGGCTCCTCGCTCCTCCGCGGCCGCTGCAGGTCGCTCAGCGACGTGCGCGTGCGCGGGCCGGTCCCACAACACGTAGTGGAAGAGCCCGACGGGGCAGCCGCGGTGGCTTCTGGCAGCTCCCTGGACAGCTTCTCCAGGGGCTCACTCAAGATCAGTTGGAACCCCTGGCGCCACGGGCTGTCATCAGTGGACAGTCTGCCCCTAGATGAGTTGCCCAGCACAGTACAGCTACTGCCTGCCCCGACCCCAGCCCCTGACTCTACCGCTGCTCGGCCGGGGAACGGCCAGGGAGAGGTCCAGCCGCGTGGCAAGCCTGGGGAATCCCGCAGCGCTTCCAGTGATACCATCGAGCTTTGA